A genomic window from Cloacibacillus evryensis DSM 19522 includes:
- a CDS encoding cupin domain-containing protein, with the protein MENTSGMNVSEKMLREIVTEVVQSMAARQPATGGFTKIVDPSGIILIKSETVKCEPFHGEAGVKLKDVVTLEEAPRIGAGIMELDRTSFEWTLTYDEYDVVFEGVLEIEIDGRVVTGKPGDIIYIPKGSHIHFRTPDKARYAYFVYPANWQ; encoded by the coding sequence ATGGAAAATACCAGCGGAATGAACGTAAGCGAAAAAATGCTGCGCGAGATCGTGACCGAGGTCGTGCAGAGCATGGCCGCCCGCCAACCGGCCACAGGCGGCTTCACGAAGATCGTGGACCCGAGCGGCATAATCCTCATAAAAAGCGAAACGGTCAAGTGCGAGCCCTTTCACGGCGAGGCGGGAGTGAAACTCAAAGACGTCGTGACGCTCGAAGAGGCGCCGCGCATCGGCGCCGGGATCATGGAGCTGGACAGGACGAGCTTTGAGTGGACCCTCACCTACGACGAATACGACGTCGTATTCGAGGGCGTTCTCGAAATAGAGATAGACGGCCGCGTAGTCACGGGCAAGCCGGGAGACATCATCTACATCCCGAAGGGGAGCCACATCCACTTCCGGACGCCCGACAAGGCGAGGTATGCGTACTTCGTTTATCCCGCCAACTGGCAGTAA
- a CDS encoding MetQ/NlpA family ABC transporter substrate-binding protein, translating to MKKVFLAVLALLVISSSACAAEKIVLGVTPFPAKEIADVAKEVLAKQGYELDIKEFTDFVQPNYALEDKSLDANFFQHIPYLENMKSEKKLDIVPLVKVHLLPIGIYSQKIKSLKDVKEKAVVAVPNDPTNGFRAYKLLEREGLLKMKPGNKLTAADIVENPKKLKIRELEAPQLPRTLPDTTISVINMNFAVDAGLDPSKDALALESKDSPYAVVLACRSGDKNSAKIKALAKALNSPEVKKFITEKLGSKGVIPAF from the coding sequence GTGAAAAAAGTTTTTCTCGCGGTTTTAGCGTTGCTGGTAATATCGTCGTCGGCCTGCGCGGCGGAAAAGATCGTCCTCGGCGTCACCCCCTTCCCCGCGAAGGAGATCGCCGACGTCGCCAAAGAGGTGCTCGCGAAACAGGGCTACGAACTGGACATCAAAGAATTCACCGACTTTGTGCAGCCGAATTACGCGCTGGAGGACAAAAGCCTCGACGCCAACTTCTTCCAGCACATCCCCTACCTTGAGAACATGAAGAGCGAAAAGAAGCTCGACATCGTGCCGCTCGTGAAGGTCCACCTCCTGCCCATCGGCATCTATTCGCAGAAGATAAAGTCGCTGAAGGATGTCAAAGAAAAGGCGGTCGTCGCGGTCCCCAACGATCCGACCAACGGCTTCCGCGCCTATAAGCTGCTTGAACGCGAGGGACTGCTGAAGATGAAGCCCGGCAACAAGCTGACCGCCGCCGACATCGTCGAGAACCCCAAAAAGCTTAAAATAAGAGAGCTCGAAGCGCCGCAGCTCCCGCGCACGCTCCCCGACACGACCATCTCCGTCATCAACATGAACTTCGCCGTAGACGCGGGACTTGATCCCTCAAAAGACGCCCTCGCGCTCGAATCGAAGGATTCCCCCTACGCGGTGGTGCTCGCCTGCCGCAGCGGCGACAAGAACAGCGCGAAGATAAAGGCGCTCGCCAAGGCGTTAAATTCGCCCGAAGTGAAAAAGTTCATCACCGAAAAGCTGGGCTCCAAGGGGGTCATTCCCGCCTTCTAA
- a CDS encoding L,D-transpeptidase, with protein sequence MKKIFIIALFLLFACAAAASAASPWSPKAGEYWIKVNKQQLRLTLFKGGEVVKSWPVSIGKGRGKVKSSRLDLITPTGTFTIYRVIPDATKLVFDPAWFDEPGKAAPGAYGSKLISFYNKWEIAIHGTNNPGSVGRWATHGCIRLKNPDIEDLVNYVKPKMKIVIVENNDIPFLKETI encoded by the coding sequence ATGAAAAAGATATTCATCATCGCGTTGTTTTTACTTTTTGCCTGCGCGGCGGCCGCTTCCGCCGCCTCTCCGTGGTCGCCGAAGGCGGGGGAGTATTGGATCAAGGTCAACAAGCAGCAGCTGCGGCTCACGCTCTTTAAGGGCGGGGAGGTCGTCAAGAGCTGGCCTGTCTCCATCGGCAAGGGGCGCGGCAAGGTCAAGAGCTCGCGCCTGGATCTGATCACGCCGACGGGGACTTTTACCATTTACAGGGTCATTCCCGACGCCACAAAGCTTGTATTTGACCCCGCGTGGTTCGATGAACCGGGAAAGGCCGCCCCGGGAGCCTATGGCTCAAAGCTGATCTCTTTTTACAACAAGTGGGAGATCGCGATCCACGGGACCAACAATCCCGGCTCTGTGGGGCGATGGGCGACGCACGGCTGCATCAGGCTCAAAAATCCCGATATCGAGGACCTCGTAAACTATGTCAAGCCGAAGATGAAGATCGTGATCGTCGAAAACAACGATATACCGTTTTTGAAGGAGACGATATAA
- a CDS encoding FAD-binding oxidoreductase: MNDLFSYNKITVEIIEALKEKIGANNVCADEEKLETYSHDEVPQSAYEKKYTAELLLFPESTAHVSEIMKIAHERKIPVTPRGAGTGLSGGALPAWGGIVMSFEKMNRILELDEENLTITAEPGVVTAEISRTAAQHGLLYAGDPCSGDASFIGGNIAENAGGNKVIKYGATGAQLLALEVVLADGSVTWFGGKRRKDVTGLDFVHLMAGSEGILGIITKAVLKLMPLPRHSVDLLAAFPDARSAIDFVPRIITEGGLIPASIEFLDQKALKLTERYLNTQVPAGDAGAALIIQLENNDAGLIEKEFEEIGKLSQKHGASEVYVADTRTTKDRIWQARKAVPEAVSFFYSRYTKEDLVVPTALVPQLLEMIREKAEADGLEWIAYGHAGDGNMHCTIISPDCEDWHERLHAVQERIYAELLKMGGTLSGEHGIGFKRKGYMKFFLNEAQLELIKRVKLAFDPQNILNPGKLVDWER; encoded by the coding sequence ATGAACGATCTCTTTTCTTACAATAAAATCACAGTGGAAATCATAGAGGCCCTCAAGGAAAAAATAGGCGCGAACAACGTCTGCGCCGACGAGGAAAAGCTCGAAACCTACTCGCACGACGAAGTGCCGCAGAGCGCCTACGAGAAAAAATATACCGCGGAGCTGCTTCTCTTCCCCGAAAGCACCGCGCATGTCTCCGAAATAATGAAAATCGCCCACGAACGCAAGATACCGGTCACGCCGCGCGGGGCCGGCACCGGCCTCTCCGGCGGCGCGCTCCCGGCCTGGGGCGGCATCGTCATGAGCTTTGAGAAGATGAACCGCATCCTCGAACTTGACGAGGAAAACCTCACGATCACCGCCGAGCCCGGCGTCGTGACGGCGGAGATCAGCCGCACGGCGGCGCAGCACGGCCTGCTCTACGCCGGAGACCCCTGCAGCGGCGACGCCTCCTTCATCGGAGGCAACATCGCCGAAAACGCCGGCGGCAACAAAGTCATAAAATACGGCGCGACCGGCGCGCAGCTGCTCGCCCTGGAAGTCGTGCTCGCCGACGGCTCGGTCACCTGGTTCGGCGGCAAACGCCGCAAGGACGTCACTGGGCTGGACTTCGTCCATCTGATGGCCGGCTCCGAGGGGATACTCGGGATAATCACCAAGGCGGTGCTCAAGCTGATGCCGCTGCCGCGCCATTCCGTGGACCTGCTTGCCGCCTTCCCCGACGCGCGCAGCGCGATCGACTTCGTGCCGCGCATCATCACCGAGGGCGGCCTCATCCCCGCATCCATAGAATTCCTCGATCAAAAAGCTCTGAAACTCACGGAGAGATACCTCAACACCCAGGTACCGGCGGGAGACGCGGGCGCGGCCCTCATCATCCAACTGGAAAACAACGACGCCGGCCTCATTGAGAAAGAATTCGAGGAGATCGGCAAACTGTCGCAGAAACACGGGGCCAGCGAAGTCTACGTCGCCGACACCCGCACTACCAAAGATCGCATCTGGCAGGCGCGCAAAGCCGTGCCGGAGGCGGTCTCCTTCTTCTACAGCCGCTACACGAAAGAAGACCTCGTCGTCCCCACCGCGCTGGTGCCGCAGCTGCTGGAAATGATCCGCGAAAAAGCCGAGGCGGACGGCCTCGAATGGATCGCCTACGGCCACGCGGGCGACGGCAACATGCACTGCACGATAATCTCCCCCGACTGCGAGGACTGGCACGAACGGCTGCACGCGGTACAGGAACGGATATACGCGGAGCTGCTCAAAATGGGCGGCACCCTCTCCGGCGAACACGGCATCGGTTTCAAACGCAAAGGCTACATGAAATTCTTCCTCAACGAGGCGCAGTTGGAGCTGATAAAGCGCGTAAAACTCGCCTTCGACCCTCAAAACATCCTGAACCCCGGCAAACTCGTGGACTGGGAGAGATAA
- the glgB gene encoding 1,4-alpha-glucan branching protein GlgB, producing the protein MQNEIIYGPTLAGEEDVYLFREGTHRRIYDFLGAHPLEHEGRPGVLFALWAPGAKDVYVMGDFNSWDREGCPLSPRWDSSGIWEGFVPDAAPGHRYKYLIRTAGGGMLEKSDPLAFGTELPPASASVVCDPAHEWLDAEWMAKRAGRNAVDAPQSIYEMHAGSWRRGDGDGILSWRDLAGELPPYLEANGFTHVEFMPVMEHPFYGSWGYQTTGYFAPTSRYGSPEDFMALVDALHARGIGVILDWVPSHFPTDSYGLSRFDGTALYEHEDPRQGFHPDWKSAIFNYGRNEVRSFLISSAHYWLDRYHADGLRVDAVASMLYLDYSRRGGEWIPNKYGGKENIEAIAFLREMNGALYADFPGISVTAEESTSWPMVTKPVWLGGLGFGYKWNMGWMNDFISYMSQDPVYRKYRHDQLTFGMWYAYSENFVLPFSHDEVVYGKCSLLEKMPGDGWQKAANLRLMFGWMFGHPGKKLVFMGGEFGQSREWNHDRSLDWHELGDPRHAGIARWFADVNNFYRSRPELWELDSSPDGFEWIDCSDRDAGVVSFIRRDREGRSVVFAANFTPVVRYGYRVGLPAGGRWDEALNSDAEIYGGSGVGNMGGVEAEEVPFHGQDFSAALTLPPLGIIILRAPALCL; encoded by the coding sequence ATGCAAAACGAGATAATTTATGGCCCGACGCTTGCAGGCGAGGAAGACGTTTATCTCTTCCGTGAGGGGACCCACAGACGGATATATGATTTTCTCGGCGCGCATCCGCTGGAGCACGAGGGGCGTCCGGGCGTCCTCTTCGCTCTCTGGGCTCCCGGCGCGAAAGACGTCTATGTCATGGGCGATTTCAATTCATGGGACCGCGAGGGCTGCCCGCTCTCGCCTCGGTGGGATTCGTCCGGCATCTGGGAGGGGTTCGTCCCCGACGCGGCCCCCGGGCACCGTTATAAATACCTGATAAGGACCGCCGGCGGCGGGATGCTTGAAAAGAGCGACCCCCTGGCGTTTGGTACCGAGCTGCCGCCCGCCTCGGCCTCCGTGGTCTGCGACCCCGCGCATGAGTGGCTGGACGCGGAGTGGATGGCGAAGCGCGCGGGGCGGAACGCCGTGGACGCGCCGCAGTCGATATATGAGATGCACGCCGGTTCGTGGCGGCGCGGCGACGGCGACGGCATCCTCTCATGGCGCGACCTCGCGGGGGAGCTGCCGCCCTATCTTGAGGCGAACGGCTTCACTCACGTTGAATTCATGCCCGTCATGGAGCATCCCTTTTACGGCTCATGGGGCTATCAGACGACGGGATATTTCGCGCCGACCTCGCGCTACGGTTCGCCGGAGGATTTCATGGCGCTTGTAGACGCGCTGCACGCGCGCGGCATCGGCGTCATCCTCGACTGGGTGCCGTCGCATTTCCCGACGGACTCATACGGCCTCTCGCGCTTCGACGGCACGGCGCTCTACGAACACGAGGACCCGCGCCAGGGTTTCCACCCGGACTGGAAGAGCGCTATCTTCAACTACGGACGCAACGAGGTGCGGAGCTTCCTCATCTCTTCGGCGCATTACTGGCTCGACCGCTATCACGCGGACGGACTGCGCGTCGACGCCGTGGCCTCGATGCTCTATCTCGATTATTCGCGCCGCGGCGGCGAGTGGATACCGAATAAGTACGGCGGCAAAGAGAATATAGAGGCGATCGCCTTCCTGCGCGAGATGAACGGCGCGCTCTACGCGGATTTCCCCGGCATCTCGGTGACGGCGGAGGAGTCGACCTCGTGGCCGATGGTGACGAAGCCGGTCTGGCTGGGCGGCCTGGGCTTCGGCTATAAGTGGAATATGGGCTGGATGAACGACTTTATCTCCTATATGTCGCAGGACCCCGTCTACCGCAAGTACCGCCACGACCAGCTCACCTTCGGCATGTGGTACGCCTACTCGGAGAATTTCGTGCTGCCTTTCTCGCACGACGAGGTCGTATACGGCAAATGTTCGCTGCTGGAGAAGATGCCCGGAGACGGCTGGCAGAAGGCGGCCAATCTGCGCCTGATGTTCGGCTGGATGTTCGGCCACCCCGGCAAGAAGCTTGTTTTTATGGGAGGGGAGTTTGGGCAGAGCCGCGAATGGAACCACGACCGCAGCCTCGACTGGCATGAGCTTGGCGACCCCCGGCACGCCGGGATCGCGCGCTGGTTTGCCGACGTCAATAATTTTTATCGGAGCAGGCCGGAATTGTGGGAGCTCGATTCGTCTCCTGACGGTTTTGAGTGGATAGACTGCAGCGACCGCGACGCGGGGGTCGTCTCATTCATACGCCGCGACAGGGAGGGGCGCTCCGTCGTCTTTGCCGCGAATTTCACGCCGGTAGTGCGTTACGGCTACCGCGTCGGCCTACCCGCCGGCGGACGCTGGGACGAGGCGCTTAACAGCGACGCGGAGATCTACGGCGGCTCGGGAGTCGGCAACATGGGCGGCGTCGAGGCAGAAGAGGTCCCGTTTCACGGGCAGGATTTTTCCGCGGCGCTGACGCTGCCGCCGCTTGGAATAATAATTTTGCGCGCTCCGGCGCTATGTTTATAA
- the malQ gene encoding 4-alpha-glucanotransferase, whose amino-acid sequence MEKGRRSGVLLHISSLPGAFGVGDFGPEAFAFADYLHGAGFSVWQILPLSPAISIFGYSPYSSPSAFAGNMLFISPRRLCAEGLITEAELSSHMLPAASAADFDAAGRCRRDLLSLSWKRFNGDPEAFSGLRGPFEDFRGRESFWLRDYALFTLLKERYGDRCWPEWPREFASRDEGALAAFAAKNEEALSFIEFTQFIFYRQLEALSEYCAARGVTLMGDLPIYVAWDSADVWSHPGAFDLDAEGRPRCVAGVPPDYFSATGQRWGNPLYNWEAMRADGFAWWRGRLAHSLKYCGLMRIDHFRGLCAYWEIPASERTAQNGCWRPAPGREMLEAFCSDLGAGAGELPFIAEDLGVITDDVRALMEEFSLPGMKVLMFAFGDGVADNPYAPHNIRPRSAVYTGTHDNDTAVGWWRGSSTVRERVNFAAYAGREVTRENVSRVMIQMALSSVADLAVIPAQDLLGLDGSCRMNRPAAARGNWSWRLLPAEFCSLLPGGHDFSERLRELNILYGRFKEAD is encoded by the coding sequence TTGGAAAAAGGACGCAGAAGCGGAGTGTTGCTGCATATATCGTCGCTGCCGGGGGCTTTCGGCGTTGGGGACTTCGGCCCGGAGGCGTTTGCTTTCGCAGATTATCTTCACGGCGCGGGCTTTTCCGTCTGGCAGATACTCCCGCTTTCTCCGGCGATTTCGATATTCGGTTATTCGCCCTACAGCAGTCCCTCCGCCTTTGCCGGCAATATGCTTTTTATCAGCCCCCGCCGACTGTGCGCGGAAGGGCTCATAACGGAGGCGGAGCTTTCTTCTCACATGCTGCCCGCGGCTTCCGCGGCGGATTTCGACGCGGCGGGGCGCTGCCGCCGGGATCTGCTCTCCCTAAGCTGGAAAAGATTCAACGGCGACCCCGAAGCCTTCTCCGGCCTCCGCGGGCCGTTTGAGGATTTTCGCGGGAGAGAATCCTTCTGGCTCCGCGATTACGCCCTCTTTACACTGCTGAAAGAAAGATATGGGGACCGCTGCTGGCCCGAGTGGCCACGGGAGTTTGCGTCCCGGGACGAGGGGGCGCTGGCCGCGTTCGCCGCGAAAAATGAAGAGGCGCTCTCCTTCATCGAATTCACTCAGTTTATCTTTTATCGGCAGCTTGAGGCCCTCTCTGAATATTGTGCCGCGCGCGGCGTGACGCTGATGGGGGACCTGCCGATATATGTCGCCTGGGACAGCGCCGACGTATGGTCGCACCCCGGCGCTTTCGATCTTGACGCCGAAGGACGGCCGCGCTGCGTGGCCGGCGTGCCCCCGGACTATTTCAGCGCTACCGGGCAGCGCTGGGGCAATCCTCTGTATAACTGGGAGGCGATGCGCGCCGACGGCTTCGCCTGGTGGAGGGGAAGGCTGGCGCACAGCCTTAAATACTGCGGGCTGATGCGCATAGACCATTTCCGGGGATTATGCGCCTATTGGGAGATCCCCGCCTCCGAGCGCACGGCGCAGAACGGATGCTGGCGTCCCGCGCCGGGGCGCGAGATGCTCGAGGCCTTTTGTTCCGACCTCGGCGCGGGCGCGGGAGAGCTGCCGTTTATCGCCGAAGATCTCGGGGTCATAACGGACGATGTGCGCGCGCTGATGGAGGAGTTTTCTCTTCCGGGCATGAAGGTGCTGATGTTCGCTTTCGGAGACGGCGTCGCGGACAACCCCTACGCGCCGCACAACATCAGGCCGCGCAGCGCCGTCTACACCGGGACTCATGACAACGATACGGCGGTCGGCTGGTGGCGCGGCAGCTCCACCGTGCGCGAGCGCGTCAACTTCGCCGCCTACGCGGGGCGGGAGGTGACGCGTGAGAATGTCAGCCGCGTCATGATACAGATGGCGCTCTCTTCAGTCGCCGATCTCGCCGTCATCCCCGCGCAGGACCTTCTCGGCCTCGACGGCTCGTGCCGCATGAACAGGCCGGCGGCGGCGCGGGGAAACTGGAGCTGGCGGCTGCTCCCCGCGGAGTTTTGTTCGCTCCTGCCCGGCGGCCATGATTTCTCTGAAAGGCTCAGAGAGCTGAATATATTATACGGGCGTTTTAAAGAGGCTGATTAA
- a CDS encoding LTA synthase family protein, producing MNHLLNSRAVYRAAGRDYRELIFFSFMILAIFLKFYFLEYEVSRAVTRVPFSVAASLAIAAALVLPASLFWHRGRLALSLLLDFMLTALVITDILHMRYYSDLFTFHNLGLSAQVGEVSESVFALFSAKDLLYFFDIPVLFGYFRIFRHISVHPFFHRITRRRFFRTCLLFAAAVAVVAFHISGYNKKVPGVLRSMWDRPAVCNNVGALTYHLADSWNTLTDRAARPKLSASELEGVREWFEGHLSRQRRPQGVFGIARGKNLIVIQVESLQSFAVGLKVGGREVTPNLNAFVREASLASNVYNQTGSGNSSDAEFLANAALYPAASGVAYTRFAGNHYAALPGVLRENGYRAVAMHGDRAGFWNRGHMYPALGFERFISKKDYVNDESIGMGLSDRSFFRQSLAMLSRERQPFYAFMITLTSHYPYSFPKLLEQAAFDAGEYKGTVVGSYLAAIHYLDREFGAFIKGLKKSGLYDKSVIALYGDHNAIPRWDSPTLSKLLGIDFTKDHNWRYVQRVPLVINVPGVKKLGWNHKMALGLVNLPRSLALLLGIDFESGLGTDIFDGSDAPVIFRNGSYVTGEIFVEPAKKSAVNVRSGEPRDYSVYAEMTERVKKTLDISDKILEYDLMPQIYNK from the coding sequence ATGAACCATCTTCTGAATTCAAGGGCCGTCTACCGGGCGGCCGGACGTGATTACCGCGAGCTGATATTTTTCTCCTTTATGATCCTGGCCATCTTCCTCAAGTTTTATTTTCTTGAGTATGAGGTCTCAAGGGCGGTCACGCGCGTGCCGTTTTCCGTCGCCGCCTCTTTGGCGATCGCGGCGGCGCTGGTCCTTCCCGCGTCGCTCTTCTGGCACAGGGGACGCCTCGCGCTTTCGCTGCTGCTGGATTTCATGCTGACGGCGCTGGTGATAACCGACATTCTGCACATGCGCTACTATTCTGACCTCTTTACCTTTCACAACCTTGGGCTTTCCGCGCAGGTGGGAGAGGTCTCGGAGTCTGTATTCGCCCTTTTTTCGGCGAAGGACCTGCTTTACTTTTTTGACATTCCGGTGCTGTTCGGTTATTTCCGGATATTCCGGCACATTTCCGTGCATCCCTTTTTCCACCGGATCACCCGCCGGCGATTTTTCCGGACATGCCTGCTGTTCGCGGCGGCGGTCGCCGTCGTCGCCTTTCATATCAGCGGCTATAATAAAAAAGTGCCAGGCGTTCTGCGTTCTATGTGGGACCGCCCCGCCGTCTGCAACAACGTCGGCGCGCTGACCTATCACCTGGCGGACAGTTGGAATACGCTGACCGACAGGGCCGCCCGCCCGAAATTGTCGGCGTCGGAGCTTGAAGGCGTGCGGGAATGGTTTGAGGGGCATCTCTCCCGGCAGCGCCGCCCGCAGGGTGTATTCGGCATAGCCAGGGGCAAAAACCTCATCGTGATCCAGGTGGAGTCGCTTCAGAGCTTCGCCGTCGGCCTCAAGGTCGGCGGGCGTGAGGTGACGCCGAACCTCAACGCCTTTGTAAGGGAGGCTTCGCTGGCTTCCAACGTCTATAACCAGACCGGCTCCGGCAACAGTTCCGACGCGGAGTTCCTCGCGAACGCGGCGCTCTACCCGGCGGCCTCTGGCGTAGCCTATACCCGCTTTGCCGGCAATCATTACGCGGCTCTTCCCGGAGTGCTGCGGGAGAACGGCTATCGCGCGGTCGCGATGCACGGAGACCGCGCCGGCTTCTGGAACCGCGGGCATATGTATCCAGCGCTCGGCTTTGAGAGGTTTATCAGTAAGAAGGATTACGTGAACGACGAATCGATCGGCATGGGGCTAAGCGACAGAAGCTTTTTCCGCCAGTCGCTCGCAATGCTTTCGCGGGAGCGACAGCCCTTCTACGCCTTTATGATAACGCTCACCAGCCACTATCCCTATAGTTTCCCGAAACTTCTCGAGCAGGCCGCGTTTGACGCCGGCGAATATAAAGGTACGGTCGTCGGCAGCTACCTCGCGGCGATCCATTATCTGGACCGGGAGTTCGGCGCTTTTATCAAGGGGCTGAAAAAGTCGGGACTTTACGATAAGAGCGTCATCGCCCTTTACGGCGACCATAACGCGATCCCGCGCTGGGATTCCCCGACGCTCTCCAAGCTGCTGGGGATAGACTTCACAAAGGATCATAACTGGCGCTATGTGCAGCGCGTGCCGCTGGTGATAAACGTTCCCGGCGTAAAAAAGCTTGGCTGGAATCATAAGATGGCGCTGGGACTTGTCAACCTTCCCCGCTCTCTGGCGCTGCTGCTGGGAATAGATTTTGAGAGCGGCCTCGGAACCGACATCTTCGACGGGAGTGATGCCCCCGTGATCTTCCGCAACGGCTCCTACGTCACGGGCGAGATATTTGTCGAACCGGCGAAGAAGAGCGCCGTCAACGTCAGGAGCGGCGAGCCCCGGGACTATTCGGTGTATGCGGAGATGACGGAGAGGGTCAAAAAGACGCTCGATATAAGTGACAAGATATTGGAATATGACCTGATGCCTCAAATTTACAATAAATAG
- a CDS encoding LTA synthase family protein, whose translation MFFPHKDKPVSISGYLFAAVVAAAVWLKFLSVDYAVADVLNWPTFGVLTMHALRHTARALAVSPSSLGAILCLLLPLMFFPPRRRAAALVVMDLLLSALVLTDRLFIRYYADIFIFHDLMLVPQTGLIAKSIWALLKPWDLLIFADIPLIVWLMRGGRLRVVFKRERRRDAALLLALFLCAAAVQGAAVWHIIKFRPNIIDAMYDRLSVCAWVGTATFHWWDFFSLTRKALKPQNVSPETVDEIRGWFAAHRTVPHGGTSAKNLILVQCEALQYFAVDLEIGGVPVTPNLNRFKNECLYFPNTWSQAAGGNSSDAEFMANTGLFPAAFGAAYTLYADNDYNSLARAMRRRGARAVVVQGTRSAFWNCHRMHPKLWFHRQYSQNTFPNDEAIGLGLSDEAIFSRALQIFREMKGPFYGFIVTLSSHHPFDFAELPRDTLPLPPELRGTLIGSYLLSINYFDRQFGMFIDGLRSSGLLDKSLVVVYGDHPAIPIAYKEDMEKLLGRKIEEAVDWKATRRIPLLFRTPETAKAPRVDERNVGQMDILPTVSGLMRLDIGTAFGNDLLGKDAVGPVIFRNGSYIEGNVYVEPAAGRATDLNTGERLDCSAYDGLTDEAERRLRYNDLILEKNLIEKIIGKQQ comes from the coding sequence ATGTTTTTCCCGCATAAGGATAAACCGGTTTCCATAAGCGGATATCTGTTCGCGGCCGTCGTCGCCGCGGCGGTCTGGCTCAAGTTCCTCTCGGTGGACTATGCCGTCGCCGACGTGCTCAACTGGCCCACCTTCGGCGTGCTGACGATGCACGCGCTGCGCCATACGGCGCGCGCGCTCGCCGTCTCGCCGTCCTCGCTCGGGGCCATCCTCTGCCTGCTGCTGCCGCTGATGTTCTTCCCGCCGCGCCGGCGGGCGGCTGCGCTCGTAGTCATGGACCTGCTGCTTTCGGCGCTCGTGCTCACCGACAGGCTCTTTATACGCTATTACGCCGATATCTTTATCTTCCACGACCTGATGCTCGTGCCGCAGACCGGGCTCATCGCGAAGTCGATCTGGGCGCTGCTGAAACCGTGGGACCTGCTGATCTTTGCCGATATCCCCCTTATCGTCTGGCTGATGCGCGGCGGCAGGCTTCGCGTCGTCTTCAAACGGGAGCGGAGGCGAGACGCGGCCCTGCTGCTCGCCCTCTTCCTCTGTGCGGCGGCGGTTCAGGGAGCCGCCGTATGGCACATCATAAAGTTCCGTCCGAACATCATCGACGCGATGTACGACCGCCTCTCCGTCTGCGCCTGGGTCGGCACCGCCACCTTCCACTGGTGGGACTTCTTTTCTCTGACGCGCAAGGCGCTGAAGCCGCAGAATGTTTCGCCGGAGACGGTGGACGAGATACGCGGATGGTTCGCGGCGCACCGCACCGTGCCGCACGGGGGCACGAGCGCGAAAAACCTGATCCTCGTGCAGTGCGAGGCGCTGCAGTATTTTGCCGTTGATCTGGAGATAGGCGGCGTGCCCGTGACTCCGAACCTCAACCGGTTCAAAAACGAGTGCCTCTATTTTCCCAACACCTGGAGCCAGGCCGCGGGAGGCAACAGCTCGGACGCGGAGTTTATGGCCAATACCGGCCTTTTCCCCGCCGCCTTCGGAGCCGCCTATACGCTCTACGCGGACAACGATTATAATTCCCTCGCGCGCGCGATGCGCCGGCGCGGGGCGCGCGCCGTCGTCGTGCAGGGCACGCGCAGCGCCTTCTGGAACTGCCACCGGATGCACCCGAAGCTCTGGTTCCACCGGCAGTACAGCCAGAATACCTTTCCCAACGACGAGGCGATCGGCCTCGGCCTGAGCGACGAGGCGATCTTCTCACGGGCGCTTCAGATATTCAGAGAAATGAAAGGCCCGTTCTATGGCTTCATCGTCACCCTCTCGAGCCACCACCCCTTCGACTTCGCGGAGCTGCCGCGGGATACGCTGCCGCTGCCGCCCGAGCTGCGGGGAACGCTCATCGGCAGCTATCTGCTGTCGATAAACTATTTTGACCGGCAGTTCGGAATGTTCATCGACGGGCTTCGGAGCTCAGGGTTGCTCGATAAGAGCCTTGTCGTGGTCTACGGTGACCATCCGGCCATTCCGATCGCCTATAAAGAGGACATGGAAAAACTTCTCGGGAGAAAGATAGAAGAGGCGGTCGACTGGAAGGCTACGCGGCGCATCCCGCTCCTCTTCCGCACGCCGGAGACGGCGAAAGCTCCGCGCGTCGATGAGAGAAACGTCGGGCAGATGGATATTCTGCCGACCGTTTCGGGGCTGATGCGGCTCGATATCGGCACCGCTTTCGGAAATGACCTGCTGGGCAAGGATGCCGTCGGCCCGGTCATCTTCCGCAACGGCAGTTATATCGAGGGGAACGTCTATGTCGAACCAGCCGCGGGGCGCGCCACCGATCTGAATACCGGCGAACGCCTCGACTGCTCCGCCTATGACGGACTGACGGACGAGGCGGAACGCCGCCTCCGATACAACGACCTGATCCTTGAAAAGAACCTGATCGAAAAAATTATCGGGAAACAACAGTAG